The Candidatus Binatia bacterium genome has a window encoding:
- a CDS encoding HAMP domain-containing sensor histidine kinase: protein MGESPRIGRARSDADQIERESLLRDAGDIACLRDPEAVLSLLGRLLIQHVPGDVFAAFVPDLVANEVRVAGQSGPQDRKHPLCEPTRLSEARQLLAKTIAGRRYLAASTRNSSPLGRVLFSFGVGCGLLLELRSGEGSNGWPLIARESPTTPFDAPSTNRALGLVRLAVAALDNSRRVHQLREKADTASSFVANLSHELRTPLHVIMGYAEMLNDGELGPHTQAQHDLTQRIGASAREQLELVNTALEISRYERMAEIPVAQMVTVDLPKFLAELEAELTLGRSKKGVRVRWTNSVDTPVRTEPVKLKMILKNLVDNAIKFTHEGTVDIVVRQDDADFVFEVRDTGVGIAAASQESIFSAFYQIDPGQGAAGGVGLGLYLVRKLAQALRGEIKVESQPGRGSTFQVRLPRG, encoded by the coding sequence GTGGGCGAATCGCCACGGATCGGTCGTGCCCGGAGCGACGCGGATCAAATCGAGCGCGAGAGCTTGCTGCGCGATGCAGGCGATATCGCTTGCCTACGCGACCCCGAGGCCGTCCTGAGCCTTCTCGGCCGTCTGCTAATCCAACACGTTCCCGGCGACGTCTTCGCCGCCTTCGTACCCGACCTCGTCGCGAACGAAGTCCGAGTCGCGGGTCAGAGCGGTCCCCAAGACCGGAAACACCCGCTTTGTGAACCCACGCGTCTGAGCGAAGCCCGGCAACTCCTCGCAAAAACGATCGCAGGCCGACGATACCTCGCGGCCAGCACGAGGAACTCATCGCCACTGGGTCGGGTTCTTTTCTCCTTCGGAGTCGGATGCGGCCTTCTCCTCGAACTTCGATCCGGAGAGGGAAGCAATGGATGGCCGCTCATTGCTCGAGAGTCTCCCACCACTCCGTTCGACGCACCCAGTACCAACCGCGCGCTCGGGCTGGTGCGCCTGGCCGTCGCCGCTCTCGACAACTCGCGCCGGGTACACCAGCTGAGGGAGAAAGCCGACACTGCCTCGAGTTTCGTCGCCAACCTCTCGCACGAGTTGCGCACTCCTCTACATGTGATCATGGGCTACGCGGAGATGCTGAACGACGGAGAGTTAGGTCCGCACACCCAGGCGCAGCACGACCTCACGCAACGAATCGGCGCCAGCGCGCGAGAGCAGCTCGAACTAGTCAACACCGCGTTGGAGATCAGCCGATACGAGCGAATGGCCGAGATTCCCGTCGCGCAGATGGTGACGGTCGACCTGCCGAAATTCCTCGCCGAATTGGAGGCGGAACTCACTCTGGGCCGGTCCAAGAAGGGAGTTCGCGTCCGCTGGACGAATTCGGTCGACACCCCGGTGCGGACCGAGCCCGTCAAGCTTAAAATGATCCTCAAGAACCTGGTCGACAACGCGATCAAGTTCACCCACGAGGGTACGGTGGATATCGTCGTTCGGCAGGACGACGCCGACTTCGTCTTCGAGGTTCGCGACACCGGAGTGGGCATTGCCGCTGCTTCCCAAGAGTCGATCTTCAGTGCTTTCTACCAGATCGACCCCGGGCAAGGAGCAGCCGGAGGGGTGGGTCTGGGACTCTACCTGGTGCGCAAGCTCGCACAGGCACTGCGCGGAGAGATCAAGGTCGAGAGCCAGCCAGGCAGAGGCTCGACCTTCCAGGTGCGCCTGCCCCGAGGCTGA
- a CDS encoding DsbA family protein, translating to MASPSQNIVFYGDLNCPFCFAEYERLVRLGHAETVEWRGVEHAPRLPLSWEESTDADLAELDEEVRRVQVSAPEILIRNPRGRPNSRLAIATLAAIERVNSTAALAARVGLYRALWQEGRDISRPEVIREICEAVGLPGVDAAGEGRRRAKVWTIEWTHGPFDRRIPVLTGETQERLLGLAGPEQLARFLETPFDRLSYQDACREELLHANRKKG from the coding sequence ATGGCCTCTCCATCACAAAACATCGTATTCTACGGAGACTTGAACTGTCCCTTCTGCTTCGCCGAGTACGAACGCCTCGTCCGTCTGGGCCACGCCGAGACAGTCGAGTGGCGGGGAGTCGAGCACGCACCGCGCTTGCCACTGAGCTGGGAGGAGTCCACCGACGCGGACCTCGCCGAGCTCGACGAGGAGGTGCGACGGGTGCAGGTGAGCGCACCGGAAATTCTCATCCGTAACCCGCGTGGAAGACCCAACTCGCGTCTGGCCATCGCCACGCTCGCCGCGATCGAGCGAGTCAACTCGACTGCCGCTCTCGCCGCTCGCGTAGGACTCTACCGCGCCCTCTGGCAGGAGGGTCGTGACATCTCCAGGCCCGAGGTGATTCGCGAGATATGCGAGGCGGTCGGCCTACCCGGGGTCGATGCGGCCGGCGAAGGACGCCGGCGAGCCAAAGTCTGGACGATCGAGTGGACACACGGTCCTTTCGATCGCCGGATTCCCGTACTCACCGGAGAAACGCAAGAGCGCCTACTGGGACTGGCCGGTCCGGAGCAACTAGCCCGCTTTCTCGAAACCCCCTTCGATCGGCTCTCCTACCAGGATGCCTGCCGCGAAGAGCTTCTGCATGCCAACCGCAAGAAGGGGTGA